One region of Xylanimonas ulmi genomic DNA includes:
- a CDS encoding asparaginase, with product MTARAGLLAQVVRGDLVESAHLGHLVVLDAAGDTLLAVGDPDAVIYPRSSLKPVQAVASLRHGFTPGDDRLLALAASSHNGEPAHLDGVRAILAGVGLGVDALRNTPDVPLHPPAALAWHDAGRGPEPLAQNCSGKHAAMLAACVAQGWDTETYLDPTHPLQVAVAAAVAELTGDVAAPHVTVDGCGAPLLSTSLRGLARAFAQIAAAPAQSPEARVARAMAAHPEMVAGTGRDATAAMRAVPGLVCKDGAEGVYAGALPGGRGAFALKVLDGGSRPRPAILAAALRAAGALDVPGVDAAALAALGDVPVLGHGRPVGSVRVTFACAA from the coding sequence GTGACGGCCCGTGCCGGGCTGCTGGCGCAGGTGGTGCGCGGCGACCTGGTCGAGTCGGCGCACCTGGGCCACCTCGTCGTCCTCGACGCGGCCGGGGACACGCTGCTGGCGGTCGGCGACCCCGACGCCGTGATCTACCCGCGCTCCTCGCTCAAGCCCGTGCAGGCCGTCGCCTCACTGCGCCACGGCTTCACGCCCGGTGACGATCGGCTGCTGGCGCTGGCGGCGTCGAGCCACAACGGCGAACCGGCGCACCTCGACGGTGTGCGCGCGATCCTCGCGGGCGTCGGCCTGGGCGTCGACGCGCTGCGCAACACGCCCGACGTCCCGCTGCACCCACCGGCCGCGCTGGCCTGGCACGACGCCGGGCGCGGACCGGAGCCGCTGGCGCAGAACTGCTCGGGCAAGCACGCCGCGATGCTCGCGGCGTGCGTCGCCCAGGGCTGGGACACCGAGACCTACCTCGACCCGACCCACCCGCTCCAGGTGGCCGTGGCCGCCGCCGTCGCCGAGCTGACCGGGGACGTCGCGGCGCCGCACGTCACCGTCGACGGATGCGGCGCCCCGCTGCTGTCGACCTCGCTGCGCGGGCTCGCGCGCGCGTTCGCCCAGATCGCCGCGGCGCCGGCCCAGTCGCCCGAGGCGCGGGTCGCCCGCGCCATGGCGGCCCACCCCGAGATGGTCGCGGGCACGGGCCGCGACGCCACGGCCGCCATGCGCGCCGTGCCCGGCCTGGTGTGCAAGGACGGCGCCGAGGGCGTCTACGCGGGCGCGCTGCCCGGCGGCCGCGGCGCATTCGCCCTCAAGGTGCTCGACGGCGGCTCGCGGCCGCGGCCCGCGATCCTCGCCGCCGCGCTGCGCGCGGCGGGCGCGCTCGACGTCCCCGGCGTGGACGCGGCGGCGCTGGCCGCGCTGGGCGACGTGCCGGTGCTCGGGCACGGCAGGCCCGTCGGGTCGGTGCGCGTCACGTTCGCGTGCGCGGCGTGA
- a CDS encoding GNAT family N-acetyltransferase, translating to MTVQLLPFPAADYAAWRAAQVERRRRWQFTPLWADDAAATAQAREAVDELAPAEGLSGTQLLRVLDSDGDDGWVWLMRQERDLLVLDAESDAPPDRLLALLEAHARAASATALILDRMVAAPTTAALAAQGGFTVVSQTMALDLADAVDTEDGPPVTLRPMTDASFAAYLDAAVDEYAREIRSTDHVAWGEALDHSRKDYEDLLPQGRASAGHVLLDVVESQAGARVGALWLEVRPPSAAFAYDVYLQPDWRGRGLGRAAVGAAARWCRGEGVRVLGLSVFGRNAAARALYDSLGFTVVVEALRRPVEPAPPVAGPR from the coding sequence GTGACTGTCCAGCTGCTGCCGTTCCCGGCCGCCGACTACGCCGCGTGGCGCGCCGCGCAGGTGGAGCGTCGTCGACGCTGGCAGTTCACCCCGTTGTGGGCCGACGACGCCGCCGCCACCGCGCAGGCGCGCGAGGCGGTCGACGAGCTCGCCCCCGCCGAGGGGCTCAGCGGCACGCAGCTGCTGCGCGTGCTGGACTCCGACGGCGACGACGGCTGGGTCTGGCTCATGCGCCAGGAGCGCGACCTGCTGGTGCTCGACGCCGAGTCCGACGCCCCGCCCGACCGGCTGCTCGCGCTCCTGGAGGCCCACGCGCGCGCCGCGAGCGCGACCGCGCTCATCCTCGACCGGATGGTCGCGGCCCCGACGACGGCGGCGCTCGCCGCGCAGGGCGGGTTCACCGTGGTGAGCCAGACCATGGCGCTCGACCTCGCGGACGCGGTGGACACGGAGGACGGCCCCCCGGTGACCCTGCGGCCCATGACCGACGCGTCGTTCGCCGCCTACCTCGACGCCGCCGTGGACGAGTACGCGCGCGAGATCCGCAGCACCGACCACGTGGCGTGGGGCGAGGCGCTCGACCACTCGCGCAAGGACTACGAGGACCTGCTGCCGCAGGGGCGCGCGTCGGCCGGGCACGTGCTGCTCGACGTCGTCGAGTCGCAGGCGGGCGCCCGCGTGGGCGCGCTGTGGCTGGAGGTGCGTCCGCCGTCGGCGGCGTTCGCCTATGACGTGTATCTGCAGCCCGACTGGCGCGGTCGCGGGCTGGGTCGCGCCGCCGTGGGCGCGGCGGCGCGGTGGTGCCGGGGTGAGGGCGTGCGCGTGCTGGGGCTCAGTGTGTTCGGGCGCAACGCGGCGGCCCGCGCGCTGTACGACTCGCTCGGGTTCACGGTGGTGGTCGAGGCGCTGCGGCGCCCGGTGGAGCCGGCCCCGCCGGTCGCCGGCCCGCGCTGA
- a CDS encoding DUF2516 family protein, translated as MLDLVRGLVGLTISLVVLVAAVVAIADGARRPERAYTAEGKATKTKWMLILGAGLLFAVLGALGMIQIVLNIIAIGPAAVYWYDVRPAIKPYGAGGPRGPRGPQGPSW; from the coding sequence GTGCTTGATCTCGTCCGCGGCCTCGTCGGCCTCACCATCTCCCTCGTGGTGCTCGTCGCCGCCGTCGTCGCGATCGCCGACGGCGCCCGCCGGCCCGAACGCGCCTACACGGCCGAGGGCAAGGCGACCAAGACCAAGTGGATGCTCATCCTCGGCGCCGGGCTGCTGTTCGCGGTGCTCGGGGCGCTGGGCATGATCCAGATCGTGCTCAACATCATCGCGATCGGACCGGCCGCCGTGTACTGGTACGACGTGCGCCCGGCCATCAAGCCCTACGGCGCCGGCGGGCCGCGCGGCCCGCGGGGGCCGCAGGGACCCTCGTGGTGA
- a CDS encoding type II toxin-antitoxin system Phd/YefM family antitoxin → MEVAVSALRAELKTWIEKARAGDEVIITDRGVPVARLTGIAAADLVQGLVRDGLLTPAQAQRPVHEEPEPVAAAPAAVGGAGVGARAAVSGLVRRIRR, encoded by the coding sequence ATGGAGGTCGCCGTCAGCGCGTTGCGCGCCGAGCTCAAGACGTGGATCGAGAAGGCGCGGGCCGGCGACGAGGTCATCATCACCGACCGTGGCGTCCCGGTCGCGCGCCTGACCGGCATCGCCGCCGCCGACCTGGTCCAGGGTCTGGTGCGCGACGGCCTGCTCACCCCCGCCCAGGCGCAACGTCCCGTCCACGAGGAGCCCGAGCCGGTCGCCGCCGCGCCCGCGGCCGTCGGGGGTGCGGGGGTCGGCGCCCGCGCCGCCGTCTCGGGCCTCGTGCGGCGCATCCGCCGCTGA
- a CDS encoding LPXTG cell wall anchor domain-containing protein, which produces MAVAASSTLAALTILMGGVASADPADPTDIVSDAPAEVGYEPDTPPTLDVTVLTPLCDGDVPYLQYAVVPTGTPNTTVTITWENPSGADVVMADLPLSGRVLWPGAVVDASGKAADWPGWHQENGAWVEGDEFDWVRPAVDVEFKVNPEATVSVAYPPSSPQCATDPPGANPPGTTRLAAHSVEAEQLPRTGSDVARLAAIAVGLLALGATVVVLTRRRRA; this is translated from the coding sequence GTGGCCGTAGCCGCGTCGTCAACGCTCGCGGCGCTGACGATCTTGATGGGGGGTGTGGCGAGCGCCGACCCCGCGGACCCGACGGACATCGTGTCCGACGCCCCCGCGGAGGTGGGCTACGAGCCCGACACACCGCCGACGCTCGACGTCACGGTGCTGACGCCCCTGTGCGACGGCGACGTGCCTTACCTCCAGTACGCGGTCGTGCCCACGGGCACGCCCAACACCACGGTGACGATCACGTGGGAGAACCCGTCCGGCGCCGACGTCGTCATGGCCGACCTGCCGTTGAGCGGCCGCGTGCTGTGGCCCGGCGCCGTCGTCGACGCCTCGGGCAAGGCCGCCGACTGGCCGGGATGGCATCAGGAGAACGGCGCCTGGGTCGAGGGCGACGAGTTCGACTGGGTCCGCCCCGCCGTCGACGTCGAGTTCAAGGTCAACCCCGAGGCGACCGTCTCTGTGGCCTACCCGCCGTCGTCGCCCCAGTGCGCCACCGACCCGCCCGGCGCGAACCCGCCCGGCACGACCCGCCTGGCCGCCCACTCAGTCGAAGCCGAGCAACTGCCTCGCACAGGCTCAGACGTGGCGCGCCTCGCGGCCATCGCCGTCGGCCTGCTCGCACTCGGCGCGACTGTCGTCGTGCTGACCCGACGTCGCCGCGCCTAA
- a CDS encoding DUF4012 domain-containing protein, whose translation MTTEPGLAPGPVDAAPGAAAGQAADSRLPARARRRRWRRAASIVLAALVLAVAAASLLVARDARDAQAALESAAARVPALQAAVAASGDHATLTAQLDGLARDTATARERTNGPLWSLGARLPVLGPNLDAVARVAAALDDVARDVAPVLADVRTAVAATGHADGAVDVDALREIAPRVSAAHTTMDAVTTSLSTLDTTRLLARLAEPIETLRTRVLDMSGAVATADRATTLLPAMLGADGPRTYLVLALTNAELRTGGGIVGAVVELRAEAGRVEVVREIAGSDLPVFPTPVAELDPQTAQIFSDRPARFVQDLSMTPEFPTTAALAAQMWAQSQGEQVDGVLATDPVALARILAVTGPVDVPLPPSRAAALGVASLSVSADNAVQVLEHEVYTSLAFAPEEADAFFGALVTQAASHLESDANGADLLAALAASASEHRVRVWSAHPSEQAELSGTVIAGTFLSSPAAADDVGVFFDDPVVGKMSWYLDTSITLVTSQCTDRGRLDTIDVTLTSTAPPDAATLPSYVAGLWTNPVPPGTVRTVLRVAGPQGEPTPRFERDGQGFGMDTHPLAGRSMASGTITLAPGQSTTVRVTVTASPAAGRGEGARPAGSLWVWSTPTAHAGGLLTATVPRCAP comes from the coding sequence GTGACGACCGAGCCGGGGCTGGCGCCGGGGCCCGTGGACGCCGCGCCCGGCGCCGCCGCCGGGCAGGCGGCGGACTCCCGGCTCCCCGCGCGCGCCCGCCGACGGCGGTGGCGACGCGCCGCGTCCATCGTGCTGGCGGCCCTCGTCCTGGCGGTCGCGGCCGCATCCCTGCTGGTGGCCCGCGACGCCCGCGACGCCCAGGCCGCGCTCGAGTCGGCCGCGGCGCGCGTGCCCGCGCTCCAGGCGGCGGTGGCCGCGAGCGGGGACCACGCGACGCTGACCGCGCAGCTCGACGGGCTCGCGCGCGACACCGCCACCGCGCGGGAGCGCACCAACGGGCCGCTGTGGTCGCTCGGCGCCCGCCTGCCCGTGCTCGGCCCCAACCTCGACGCGGTCGCCCGCGTCGCCGCGGCGCTCGACGACGTCGCCCGGGACGTCGCGCCCGTGCTCGCGGACGTGCGCACGGCCGTCGCGGCCACCGGGCACGCCGACGGCGCCGTCGACGTGGACGCCCTGCGCGAGATCGCCCCACGGGTCAGCGCGGCGCACACCACGATGGACGCGGTCACCACGAGCCTCTCCACGCTCGACACCACGCGGCTGCTCGCGCGGCTGGCCGAGCCGATCGAGACCCTGCGCACCCGCGTCCTCGACATGTCCGGCGCGGTCGCGACGGCCGACCGCGCCACCACCCTCCTGCCCGCGATGCTCGGCGCGGACGGACCGCGCACCTACCTCGTGCTCGCGCTGACCAACGCCGAGCTGCGCACGGGCGGCGGCATCGTCGGCGCCGTGGTCGAGCTGCGGGCCGAGGCGGGACGGGTCGAGGTGGTCCGCGAGATCGCCGGCAGCGACCTGCCCGTGTTCCCGACCCCCGTGGCCGAACTCGATCCGCAGACGGCCCAGATCTTCTCGGACCGACCCGCGCGGTTCGTCCAGGACCTGTCGATGACACCGGAGTTCCCCACGACGGCGGCGCTCGCGGCGCAGATGTGGGCGCAGTCCCAAGGCGAGCAGGTCGACGGCGTCCTGGCGACCGATCCGGTCGCGCTCGCCCGCATCCTGGCGGTCACGGGTCCGGTCGACGTGCCGTTGCCGCCCAGCCGCGCGGCGGCCCTCGGCGTCGCGAGCCTGTCGGTGAGCGCCGACAACGCCGTCCAGGTGCTCGAACACGAGGTGTACACCTCACTCGCGTTCGCGCCCGAGGAGGCCGACGCGTTCTTCGGCGCCCTCGTCACGCAGGCCGCAAGCCACCTCGAGTCGGACGCCAACGGCGCCGACCTGCTCGCCGCACTGGCCGCGAGCGCCTCCGAGCACCGTGTGCGGGTGTGGTCGGCGCACCCGTCCGAGCAGGCCGAGCTGTCCGGGACGGTGATCGCCGGGACGTTCCTGTCCTCACCGGCCGCGGCCGACGACGTCGGGGTGTTCTTCGACGACCCCGTGGTGGGCAAGATGAGCTGGTACCTCGACACCTCGATCACCCTGGTCACCTCACAGTGCACCGACCGGGGCCGCCTCGACACGATCGACGTCACGCTGACGTCCACCGCGCCGCCCGACGCCGCCACGCTGCCCTCGTACGTGGCGGGGCTGTGGACCAACCCGGTGCCCCCGGGCACGGTGCGGACCGTGCTGCGGGTCGCCGGCCCGCAGGGCGAGCCCACGCCGCGCTTTGAGCGCGACGGGCAGGGGTTCGGCATGGACACCCACCCGCTGGCGGGCCGGTCGATGGCGTCGGGCACCATCACGCTGGCCCCGGGGCAGTCCACGACGGTCCGCGTCACAGTGACCGCGTCGCCGGCCGCCGGTCGGGGCGAGGGGGCCCGGCCTGCGGGGAGCCTGTGGGTCTGGTCGACGCCGACGGCGCACGCGGGCGGCCTGCTGACCGCCACGGTGCCCCGGTGCGCGCCGTGA
- a CDS encoding OsmC family peroxiredoxin — translation MPIRTARTAWNGTLEQGSGQVELSSSGAATFDVSFPRRAADDAEGVTSPEELIAAAHTSCFAMQFSAEIAQAGGTPEQVEVTADVTLAPDPAGGFRIPRIALTVTGYASGLDAAGFEAAAQSAKANCPVSKALSGVAEITLDVTFEA, via the coding sequence ATGCCTATCCGTACCGCACGCACCGCCTGGAACGGCACGCTCGAGCAGGGCTCCGGCCAGGTCGAGCTGTCCAGCTCGGGCGCGGCGACGTTCGACGTCTCGTTCCCGCGCCGCGCGGCCGACGATGCCGAGGGCGTCACGAGCCCCGAGGAGCTCATCGCGGCCGCCCACACGTCGTGCTTCGCGATGCAGTTCTCGGCCGAGATCGCGCAGGCCGGCGGCACGCCCGAGCAGGTCGAGGTCACGGCCGACGTGACGCTCGCGCCGGACCCCGCGGGCGGCTTCCGCATCCCGCGCATCGCGCTCACGGTCACGGGCTACGCCTCGGGCCTCGACGCCGCGGGCTTTGAGGCCGCGGCGCAGAGCGCCAAGGCGAACTGCCCGGTCTCCAAGGCCCTGAGCGGGGTCGCCGAGATCACCCTCGACGTCACCTTCGAGGCCTGA
- a CDS encoding FAD-binding and (Fe-S)-binding domain-containing protein — translation MEAERAAAAAREAVAGALRTVVVRGAVESGARRRAEYATDASNYRVVPDVVVFPHTPDELVGALEVLRELKVPVTARGAGTSVAGNAVGPGAVIDLSRHLHQVVSVDAEARTAAVEPGTVMSSLQQAAAPHGLRFGPDPSTQNRATLGGMIGNNACGPHAVAYGRTADNVVALDVVDGRGRRFTAGAGDPDFPQVPGLKELVRENLALIRTQFGRFGRQVSGYSLEHLLPENGSDLAKALVGTEGTCVTVLGATLRLVPLPRKPTLVVLGYADMPSAADDVPALLAVGSQEDGSAALAIEGLDARLVDVVRKARGADAVPPLPDGAGWLMIEVSGATQEEALGHAEAIVAASAAVASQIHPAGPEATKMWQIRADGAGLAGRTPAGEQAWPGWEDSAVPPDKLGAYLRDLDALMARYGVDGLPYGHFGDGCVHLRIDIPMEASGSVLRTFMTEAAELVARYGGSLSGEHGDGRARSELLPLMYSPEAIALLARFKALFDPQDVLNPGVVVRPAAIDADLRRPAARPVPSTRPIDSRDGGAREGGSLRGVERKAGHAGFSFQHDHHDLTTAVHRCVGVGKCRADNHASGGFMCPSYQATKDEKDVTRGRARVLQDAVNGRLIGGLNAVEVRQSLDLCLSCKACSADCPAGVDMAQYKSEVLHRTYKGRLRPVDHYVLGWLPRWTRLIGPFAPLVNKVLGVRPIAQAMLWLGGMDPRRQMMRFAEVPFHTWWRRGNATQGVPGLGHRQRPGRPATGEHPQVVLWTDSFSDAMAPSVPQAAVKVLTAAGYDVVVPDQEACCGLTWISTGQLDGARRRLANLLSVLGPYAVNGIPILGLEPSCTAVLRSDLLDLFPDDPRAAAVAAATRTVAELLTEPETAPAPETGWRMPDLSDLKAVVQPHCHHHSVMGYQADERLLRDGGASIEVLAGCCGLAGNFGMQKGHYDVSVAVAQNALLPALRAAEEGTQYLADGFSCRTQAVHLAGVEGKALIEVLAERI, via the coding sequence ATCGAGGCGGAGCGGGCCGCGGCCGCGGCGCGTGAGGCCGTCGCCGGCGCGTTGCGCACCGTCGTGGTGCGCGGCGCCGTCGAGTCCGGCGCCCGGCGCCGCGCCGAGTACGCGACCGACGCCTCCAACTACCGCGTGGTGCCCGACGTCGTCGTGTTCCCCCACACGCCCGACGAGCTCGTCGGGGCGCTGGAGGTGCTGCGCGAGCTCAAGGTTCCCGTCACCGCGCGCGGCGCCGGCACCTCCGTCGCCGGCAACGCCGTAGGCCCCGGCGCCGTCATCGACCTGTCGCGCCACCTCCACCAGGTCGTGAGCGTCGACGCCGAGGCCCGCACCGCCGCTGTCGAGCCCGGCACGGTCATGTCGAGCCTGCAACAGGCCGCGGCGCCGCACGGGCTGCGCTTCGGCCCCGACCCCTCGACGCAGAACCGGGCCACGCTCGGCGGCATGATCGGCAACAACGCGTGCGGCCCGCACGCGGTCGCCTACGGGCGCACGGCCGACAACGTGGTGGCGCTCGACGTCGTCGACGGGCGCGGACGCCGCTTCACCGCGGGCGCGGGCGACCCCGACTTCCCACAGGTGCCGGGCCTCAAGGAGCTCGTGCGCGAGAACCTCGCGCTCATCCGCACCCAGTTCGGGCGCTTCGGCCGCCAGGTCTCGGGCTACTCGCTCGAGCACCTGCTGCCCGAGAACGGCTCCGACCTCGCCAAAGCGCTCGTGGGCACCGAGGGCACGTGCGTCACGGTGCTGGGCGCCACGCTGCGGCTGGTGCCGCTGCCGCGCAAGCCCACGCTCGTGGTGCTCGGCTACGCCGACATGCCGTCGGCCGCCGACGACGTGCCCGCGCTGCTCGCGGTCGGCTCGCAGGAGGACGGCAGTGCCGCGCTCGCGATCGAGGGGCTCGACGCGCGCCTGGTCGACGTCGTGCGCAAGGCGCGCGGCGCCGACGCCGTCCCGCCGCTGCCCGACGGCGCGGGCTGGCTCATGATCGAGGTCTCGGGCGCCACGCAGGAGGAGGCGCTGGGCCACGCCGAGGCGATCGTCGCGGCGAGCGCCGCGGTCGCCTCCCAGATCCACCCCGCGGGCCCCGAGGCCACCAAGATGTGGCAGATCCGGGCCGACGGCGCGGGCCTGGCCGGGCGCACCCCCGCGGGCGAGCAGGCCTGGCCCGGCTGGGAGGACTCGGCGGTGCCGCCCGACAAGCTCGGCGCCTACCTGCGCGACCTGGACGCGCTCATGGCGCGCTACGGCGTCGACGGCCTGCCCTACGGGCACTTCGGCGACGGCTGCGTGCACCTGCGCATCGACATCCCGATGGAGGCCTCGGGCTCGGTGCTGCGCACCTTCATGACCGAGGCGGCCGAGCTCGTGGCCCGCTACGGCGGCTCGCTGTCGGGCGAGCACGGCGACGGGCGCGCCCGCTCCGAGCTGCTGCCGCTCATGTACAGCCCCGAGGCGATCGCGCTGCTCGCGCGGTTCAAGGCGCTGTTCGACCCGCAGGACGTGCTCAACCCGGGTGTCGTGGTGCGCCCCGCGGCGATCGACGCCGACCTGCGCCGCCCCGCGGCCCGCCCCGTGCCGTCGACGCGCCCCATCGACTCACGCGACGGCGGCGCGCGCGAGGGCGGGTCGCTGCGCGGCGTCGAGCGCAAGGCCGGCCACGCCGGCTTCTCGTTCCAGCACGACCACCACGACCTGACGACGGCGGTGCACCGCTGCGTCGGCGTCGGCAAGTGCCGCGCGGACAACCACGCGTCCGGTGGGTTCATGTGCCCCAGCTACCAGGCCACGAAGGACGAGAAGGACGTCACGCGCGGGCGCGCCCGCGTGCTGCAGGACGCCGTCAACGGCCGGCTCATCGGCGGCCTCAACGCCGTCGAGGTACGTCAGTCGCTCGACCTGTGCCTGAGCTGCAAGGCGTGCTCGGCCGACTGCCCGGCCGGGGTCGACATGGCCCAGTACAAGTCCGAGGTGCTGCACCGCACCTACAAGGGCCGCCTGCGCCCCGTCGACCACTACGTGCTGGGGTGGCTGCCGCGCTGGACGCGGCTCATCGGCCCGTTCGCGCCCCTGGTCAACAAGGTGCTGGGCGTGCGCCCGATCGCCCAGGCCATGCTGTGGCTCGGCGGCATGGACCCGCGCCGTCAGATGATGCGCTTCGCCGAGGTGCCGTTCCACACCTGGTGGCGGCGGGGCAACGCCACGCAGGGCGTGCCGGGGCTGGGCCACCGCCAGCGCCCGGGCCGGCCCGCCACGGGGGAGCACCCCCAGGTCGTGCTGTGGACCGACTCGTTCAGCGACGCCATGGCGCCCTCGGTGCCGCAGGCGGCGGTGAAGGTCCTGACCGCGGCGGGCTACGACGTCGTCGTGCCCGACCAGGAGGCGTGCTGCGGCCTGACCTGGATCTCCACGGGCCAGCTCGACGGCGCCCGCCGCCGCCTGGCGAACCTGCTGTCGGTGCTGGGGCCGTACGCGGTCAACGGCATCCCGATCCTCGGCCTGGAGCCGTCGTGCACCGCCGTGCTGCGCTCGGACCTGCTCGACCTGTTCCCGGACGACCCGCGCGCCGCGGCGGTCGCGGCCGCCACGCGCACGGTCGCCGAGCTGCTGACCGAGCCCGAGACGGCGCCCGCGCCCGAGACCGGGTGGCGCATGCCCGACCTGAGCGACCTCAAGGCCGTGGTGCAGCCGCACTGCCACCACCACTCGGTCATGGGCTACCAGGCCGACGAGCGGCTCCTGCGCGACGGCGGCGCCAGCATCGAGGTGCTGGCGGGCTGCTGCGGCCTCGCCGGCAACTTCGGCATGCAGAAGGGGCACTACGACGTCTCGGTCGCGGTCGCGCAGAACGCGCTGCTGCCGGCGCTGCGCGCGGCCGAGGAGGGCACGCAGTACCTGGCCGACGGCTTCTCCTGCCGCACCCAGGCAGTGCACCTGGCGGGCGTCGAGGGCAAGGCGCTGATCGAGGTCCTCGCGGAGCGGATCTGA
- the dtd gene encoding D-aminoacyl-tRNA deacylase, with product MRAVLQRVTRASVSVDGQVVGAIERPGLVALVGVTHDDGPAQADTLARKIAELRILRDERSVLDAAAPVLVVSQFTLYGETRKGRRPTWAAAAPRAVAEPLVDAVVDGLRGRGVQVATGSFGDDMAVELVNDGPVTILVDV from the coding sequence ATGAGGGCGGTGCTGCAGCGCGTCACGCGCGCGAGCGTGAGCGTCGACGGGCAGGTCGTCGGCGCCATCGAGCGTCCGGGCCTTGTCGCCCTCGTGGGCGTCACGCACGACGACGGCCCGGCCCAGGCCGACACCCTGGCGCGCAAGATCGCCGAGCTGCGCATCCTGCGCGACGAGCGTTCGGTGCTCGACGCGGCGGCGCCCGTCCTGGTGGTCAGCCAGTTCACGCTCTACGGCGAGACCCGCAAGGGCCGCCGGCCCACCTGGGCGGCGGCGGCGCCGCGGGCCGTCGCCGAGCCGCTCGTCGACGCCGTGGTCGACGGTTTGCGCGGGCGCGGCGTGCAGGTCGCGACGGGATCGTTCGGCGACGACATGGCGGTCGAACTGGTCAACGACGGGCCCGTGACTATCCTGGTCGACGTCTGA
- a CDS encoding type II toxin-antitoxin system VapC family toxin, which translates to MAVVYFDASALVKLVVRESGSALASALYNRADVAVTSRISDVEVRAALAAGNRAGLLDDATHAGAVDAWARLWPSLAVVEVGEQVARDAAALLTTSAVPLRAGDAMHVASALAVAHPETVVAAWDEHVAAAARAQALTVFP; encoded by the coding sequence ATGGCAGTGGTCTACTTCGACGCGTCGGCGCTGGTCAAACTCGTCGTGCGCGAGTCCGGCTCGGCGCTCGCCTCGGCCCTGTACAACCGCGCCGACGTCGCCGTCACCAGCCGGATCTCCGACGTCGAGGTGCGCGCCGCGCTCGCGGCCGGCAACCGCGCCGGACTGCTCGACGACGCCACGCACGCGGGCGCCGTCGACGCCTGGGCGCGGCTGTGGCCCTCGCTGGCCGTGGTCGAGGTGGGTGAGCAGGTCGCGCGCGACGCCGCCGCGCTGCTGACGACGTCCGCCGTGCCGTTGCGCGCCGGGGACGCGATGCACGTCGCCTCGGCGCTCGCCGTCGCCCACCCGGAGACGGTCGTGGCGGCGTGGGACGAGCACGTCGCCGCTGCGGCGCGGGCGCAGGCCCTGACGGTGTTCCCGTAG
- a CDS encoding RNA polymerase sigma factor — MDRSREADGRNDDATTAGRDAAWFDALFAAHATALHRYFVRRLPDGGTHADAAEDLAAEVLATAWRRRDDVPRGAELAWLYRTAGFVLANHRRKARAVPLAAVPEALDDVDPSQLALDDERVRRVLGRLSARDRQILLLVAWDGLRGDDLADVLGLSRGGADAALSRARARLGVAWDETDADDAPGPRAARGR; from the coding sequence ATGGACCGGTCCCGTGAGGCCGACGGCCGCAACGACGACGCCACCACCGCCGGGCGCGACGCGGCCTGGTTCGACGCGCTCTTCGCCGCGCACGCGACGGCCCTGCACCGCTACTTCGTGCGGCGACTGCCCGACGGCGGCACGCACGCCGACGCCGCCGAGGACCTGGCCGCCGAGGTGCTCGCGACCGCCTGGCGGCGACGCGACGACGTGCCGCGCGGCGCCGAGCTCGCGTGGCTGTACCGCACGGCCGGGTTCGTGCTGGCCAACCACCGCCGCAAGGCGCGCGCCGTCCCCCTCGCCGCCGTGCCCGAGGCGCTGGACGACGTCGACCCGTCGCAGCTCGCCCTCGACGACGAGCGGGTGCGCCGCGTCCTGGGGCGCCTGTCGGCCCGCGACCGGCAGATCCTCCTGCTGGTCGCGTGGGACGGGCTGCGCGGTGACGACCTCGCGGACGTGCTCGGCCTCTCGCGCGGCGGCGCCGACGCCGCGCTGTCGCGGGCGCGGGCGCGGCTCGGCGTCGCGTGGGACGAGACCGACGCCGACGACGCGCCGGGCCCTCGGGCGGCGCGCGGTCGGTAG